CAATGGCTGACTCGGTTTCCGTTATCCGGTCGCCATCCTTCAGCAACTCATCGTCACCACCAGGGGAAATCTTAACAAATTTATCGCCGATGATGCCCTGGGTTTTGATGGAAGCAATGACATCTGCCTGCAGTTCAACCCCGGGATCGATCAATAACTCCACTTTGGCCATTTCATTTTCATCCAGAGAAATCCGATCAACTTTCCCCACCGGCACCCCGGCAATCTGGACCTGAGCACCCGCTTTAAGACCGGAAGCAGAGTTGAAGTGGGCATACACCCGCATGTATTTTGTCCCCAGCAGATTAATGCCGCCCAAGCTCATCGCCAGATAGGCAACAGCCAGAAAACCCATCAACATGAAAAAACCAACCACCAATTCAACGGTAAACCGTTTTTTCGCCATCTTCTCCCTCTACCCTCATCAACCCTTAACCAATGCCGGGACTTTCCTCACCTGCCGGCAAACCTTTTCGCCTTCAACCGCTTTCACAACCATAAACTGCACACCCTGAACCGCATACCGTCACCGTCCGCCGGCCATCTCCATATCCTCTATTTTACTGGAATACATCTCACCCATCACCCGTTTGACAAAACTTCTGACAATCGGGTTCTCATCCCGCTGGAGATCTTCAGGGGTGGCACACGTCTGGATAACCCCGTTATGCAGCAGGGCGATATAGTCAGCCAGGTTAAATATTTTCGGGATATCATGACTGACGATAATGCTGGTATAGCCAAGTTTCTCCTGGGTTGCATGAAACATCTGATAAACCTCACGGCTTTTGACCGGATCAAGACCGGTGGTCGGCTCATCAAAAAGCAGAATTTCAGGATCAAGCTGGAGGGCCCGGGCAAGGCCGACCCGCTTTTTCATGCCGCCACTCAGCTGGGCTGGATACTTATCTTCACTGCCTTCAAGGCCCAGCAGCTCAAGGGTGGC
This is a stretch of genomic DNA from Candidatus Anaeroferrophillus wilburensis. It encodes these proteins:
- the mlaD gene encoding outer membrane lipid asymmetry maintenance protein MlaD, giving the protein MAKKRFTVELVVGFFMLMGFLAVAYLAMSLGGINLLGTKYMRVYAHFNSASGLKAGAQVQIAGVPVGKVDRISLDENEMAKVELLIDPGVELQADVIASIKTQGIIGDKFVKISPGGDDELLKDGDRITETESAIDLEELISKYVFGEV
- a CDS encoding ABC transporter ATP-binding protein translates to MTCENCCIELIDIRKSFGHQQVLKGVNLPIRRGLTTVIVGESGQGKSVLLKHILGLVSPDAGKVMVEGQDITRLRGAALKQMRTRFGVLFQGAALFDSMTVFENIALPLRERTRLPAVKILEKVQATLELLGLEGSEDKYPAQLSGGMKKRVGLARALQLDPEILLFDEPTTGLDPVKSREVYQMFHATQEKLGYTSIIVSHDIPKIFNLADYIALLHNGVIQTCATPEDLQRDENPIVRSFVKRVMGEMYSSKIEDMEMAGGR